A single region of the Pseudomonas granadensis genome encodes:
- a CDS encoding carboxyl transferase domain-containing protein — MILHTQLNPRSAEFAANSAAMLKQVDALHTLLAQVAQGGGARAQERHTSRGKLLPRERINRLLDPGSPFLEISQLAAHAVYGEDVPAAGVIAGIGRVEGVECMIVANDATVKGGSYYPLTVKKHLRAQTIAQQNRLPCIYLVDSGGANLPRQDEVFPDREHFGRIFFNQANMSAMGIPQIAVVMGSCTAGGAYVPAMADEAIMVRNQATIFLAGPPLVKAATGEVVSAEDLGGADVHCKTSGVADHYAESDEHALALARRSVANLNWRKLGEVQQRTPIAPLYASDELYGVVSADAKQPFDVREVIARLVDGSVFDEFKALFGTTLVCGFAHLHGYPIAILANNGILFAEAAQKGAHFIELACQRGIPLLFLQNITGFMVGQKYEAGGIAKHGAKLVTAVACAKVPKFTVIIGGSFGAGNYGMCGRAYDPRFLWMWPNARIGVMGAEQAAGVLVQVKREQAERSGQAFTAEQESEIKQPILDQYEEQGHPYYSSARLWDDGVIDPAQTRDVLALALSASLNAPIEPSRFGVFRM, encoded by the coding sequence ATGATTTTGCACACTCAGCTCAATCCGCGTTCAGCCGAGTTCGCCGCCAACAGCGCGGCAATGCTCAAGCAGGTCGACGCCCTGCACACGTTGCTCGCCCAAGTCGCACAGGGCGGCGGCGCCAGGGCCCAGGAACGACACACGTCGCGGGGCAAATTGCTGCCGCGTGAGCGCATCAACCGCTTGCTTGATCCGGGCTCGCCGTTTCTGGAAATCAGCCAGTTGGCCGCTCACGCGGTGTATGGCGAGGACGTGCCGGCGGCGGGCGTGATCGCCGGGATCGGCCGGGTCGAAGGCGTCGAGTGCATGATCGTCGCCAACGATGCCACGGTGAAAGGCGGTTCGTATTACCCGCTGACCGTAAAGAAGCACCTGCGCGCGCAGACCATCGCCCAGCAGAATCGCCTGCCATGTATCTATCTGGTGGACTCGGGCGGCGCCAACCTGCCGCGTCAGGATGAAGTGTTTCCTGACCGCGAGCATTTCGGGCGGATCTTCTTCAATCAGGCCAACATGAGCGCGATGGGCATCCCCCAGATTGCCGTGGTCATGGGCTCGTGCACCGCAGGCGGTGCGTACGTGCCGGCGATGGCGGATGAAGCGATCATGGTGCGTAACCAGGCGACGATTTTCCTCGCCGGCCCGCCGCTGGTGAAAGCCGCGACCGGTGAAGTGGTCAGCGCCGAAGACCTTGGCGGTGCCGATGTGCATTGCAAGACCTCCGGCGTGGCTGACCATTATGCCGAGAGCGACGAACACGCCCTCGCCCTCGCCCGCCGCAGCGTCGCCAACCTCAACTGGCGCAAGCTCGGCGAAGTGCAGCAGCGCACGCCGATTGCGCCGCTGTATGCCAGCGATGAGTTGTACGGCGTGGTCTCGGCCGATGCCAAGCAGCCATTCGATGTGCGCGAAGTGATTGCGCGGCTGGTCGACGGTTCGGTGTTCGATGAATTCAAGGCACTGTTTGGCACCACCCTGGTCTGCGGTTTCGCCCATCTGCACGGTTACCCGATTGCGATCCTGGCGAACAACGGCATCCTCTTCGCCGAAGCCGCACAGAAAGGTGCGCACTTCATCGAACTGGCCTGCCAGCGTGGCATTCCGTTGCTGTTTCTGCAGAACATCACCGGTTTCATGGTCGGGCAGAAATACGAGGCCGGCGGCATCGCCAAGCACGGCGCCAAACTGGTGACCGCCGTGGCTTGCGCCAAGGTGCCGAAGTTCACAGTGATCATCGGTGGCAGCTTCGGCGCCGGTAACTACGGCATGTGCGGGCGGGCTTACGACCCGCGTTTCCTGTGGATGTGGCCGAACGCGCGCATCGGCGTCATGGGTGCCGAACAAGCCGCCGGTGTGCTGGTGCAGGTCAAGCGCGAGCAGGCTGAACGCAGCGGTCAGGCGTTCACCGCCGAACAGGAAAGCGAGATCAAGCAGCCGATTCTCGACCAGTACGAAGAGCAGGGTCACCCCTACTATTCCAGCGCACGACTGTGGGACGACGGCGTCATCGACCCGGCGCAGACCCGCGATGTGCTGGCCCTGGCCCTTTCCGCGTCGCTGAACGCGCCAATCGAACCGAGCCGCTTCGGCGTGTTCCGGATGTGA
- a CDS encoding isovaleryl-CoA dehydrogenase yields the protein MSYPSLNFALGETIDMLRDQVQSFVADQIAPRAAQIDSDNLFPADLWRKFGDMGLLGVTVPEEYGGAGLGYLAHVVAMEEISRGSASVALSYGAHSNLCVNQINRNGNHEQKSKYLPQLISGEHVGALAMSEPNAGSDVVSMKLRADKRGDRFVLNGSKTWITNGPDASTYVIYAKTDLEKGPHGITAFIVERDWKGFSRSNKFDKLGMRGSNTCELFFDDVEVPEENILGVLNGGVKVLMSGLDYERVVLSGGPTGIMQSCMDLIVPYIHDRKQFGQSIGEFQLIQGKVADMYTQLNASRAYLYAVAQACERGETTRKDAAGVILYTAERATQMALDAIQILGGNGYINEFPAGRLLRDAKLYEIGAGTSEIRRMLIGRELFNETK from the coding sequence ATGAGCTATCCATCCCTGAACTTCGCCCTCGGTGAAACCATCGACATGCTGCGCGATCAGGTTCAGTCTTTCGTCGCAGACCAGATCGCCCCGCGCGCGGCGCAAATCGACAGCGACAACCTGTTCCCCGCCGACCTGTGGCGCAAATTCGGCGACATGGGCCTGCTCGGTGTCACCGTCCCGGAAGAATATGGCGGCGCTGGCCTCGGATATCTGGCGCACGTGGTGGCGATGGAAGAAATCAGCCGCGGCTCGGCTTCGGTGGCGTTGTCCTACGGCGCGCACTCCAATCTCTGCGTCAACCAGATCAATCGCAACGGCAATCACGAGCAAAAAAGCAAGTACCTGCCGCAGCTGATCAGCGGCGAACACGTGGGTGCGCTGGCGATGAGCGAGCCGAACGCCGGTTCCGACGTGGTGTCGATGAAACTGCGCGCCGACAAGCGCGGCGATCGTTTCGTGCTCAACGGCAGCAAGACCTGGATCACCAACGGCCCTGACGCCAGCACTTACGTGATCTACGCCAAGACCGATCTGGAAAAAGGCCCGCACGGCATCACCGCTTTCATCGTCGAGCGCGACTGGAAAGGCTTCAGCCGCAGCAACAAGTTCGACAAGCTGGGCATGCGCGGCTCCAACACCTGCGAGCTGTTTTTCGATGACGTTGAGGTGCCGGAAGAGAATATTCTCGGCGTGCTCAACGGCGGCGTGAAAGTGTTGATGAGCGGCCTCGATTACGAACGCGTGGTGCTCTCCGGCGGGCCGACCGGGATCATGCAGTCGTGCATGGACCTGATCGTGCCGTACATCCATGACCGCAAGCAGTTCGGCCAGAGCATCGGCGAGTTCCAGCTGATCCAGGGCAAAGTCGCCGACATGTACACCCAGCTCAACGCCAGCCGCGCCTACCTCTATGCGGTGGCGCAGGCCTGCGAGCGCGGCGAAACCACCCGCAAGGACGCCGCCGGGGTGATCCTCTACACCGCCGAGCGCGCCACGCAAATGGCCCTCGACGCGATCCAGATTCTTGGTGGCAACGGCTACATCAACGAGTTCCCGGCGGGCCGTCTGCTGCGCGACGCCAAGCTGTACGAAATCGGCGCCGGCACCAGCGAAATCCGACGCATGCTGATCGGCCGCGAACTCTTCAACGAAACGAAATGA
- a CDS encoding LexA family protein: MDKWIELVKAKMSELKITQTELGERVGMSQGGIGHWLNKRREPGVTEMNRVLQALGLDFLEVVLVIREPQVTPEDEMPLAQKYNPYFRYPVSDWQTTCEVREGDPASYTRASAKQRFELTDYHARGAAFWLTVAGDSMTAPTGQSIAEGMLILVDPAVEAVPGKLVIAQWPDSPEAIFRKLDEQGGQRYLVPLNPTWPKALLTDECRIIGVVVQATARY, from the coding sequence ATGGATAAATGGATTGAGTTGGTCAAGGCCAAGATGAGTGAACTCAAAATCACTCAAACAGAGCTCGGAGAGCGCGTCGGCATGTCCCAGGGCGGGATCGGTCATTGGCTGAACAAGCGTCGCGAACCCGGTGTCACCGAGATGAACCGCGTGCTGCAGGCGCTGGGTCTGGATTTTCTCGAAGTGGTGCTGGTGATTCGTGAGCCGCAAGTTACGCCGGAGGACGAGATGCCGCTGGCGCAGAAGTACAACCCGTACTTCCGTTACCCGGTCAGCGATTGGCAGACGACGTGCGAGGTGCGCGAAGGCGACCCGGCGTCCTACACCAGGGCCTCCGCTAAACAGCGCTTCGAACTCACCGATTACCACGCACGCGGCGCGGCGTTCTGGTTGACGGTAGCGGGGGATTCGATGACCGCGCCGACTGGCCAGAGCATTGCCGAAGGCATGCTGATTCTGGTCGATCCGGCGGTTGAGGCGGTGCCGGGCAAACTGGTGATTGCCCAGTGGCCCGACAGCCCGGAAGCGATTTTCCGCAAACTCGACGAACAGGGCGGCCAGCGGTACCTGGTACCGCTCAACCCAACCTGGCCGAAAGCCTTGCTGACCGACGAGTGTCGAATCATTGGCGTCGTGGTGCAGGCCACGGCGCGTTACTAG
- a CDS encoding DUF6124 family protein, which yields MTISSKDLPDLQMDTTFTSPQGNAAAQRALDYYLKPAVSEPEVDERFFDVKRHLSGEEALVHASDLLRCAAATAFKAAETLQGASRDLAFSVVHMVDMARAMVDHSLDGEEA from the coding sequence ATGACTATCAGCAGCAAAGACTTGCCCGATCTGCAAATGGACACCACGTTTACTTCGCCTCAAGGCAACGCGGCAGCGCAACGGGCGCTGGACTATTACTTGAAACCGGCTGTGTCAGAACCCGAGGTGGATGAGCGTTTTTTCGACGTCAAACGTCACCTCAGCGGTGAAGAAGCCCTGGTGCATGCTTCGGACCTGTTGCGCTGTGCGGCGGCGACAGCGTTCAAGGCCGCGGAAACCCTGCAGGGCGCGAGCCGCGATCTGGCGTTTTCCGTGGTGCACATGGTGGATATGGCGCGGGCGATGGTCGACCATTCGCTCGATGGCGAAGAAGCCTGA
- a CDS encoding gamma-carboxygeranoyl-CoA hydratase — protein sequence MSDFNTLELQSDPRGFATLWLDRAEKNNAFNAEMIRELILALDKVASDASLRFLLLRGRGKHFSAGADLAWMQQSAELDYHTNLDDARELAELMYNLAKLKIPALAVVQGAAFGGALGLISCCDMAIGADDAQFCLSEVRIGLAPAVISPFVVQAIGERAARRYALTAERFGGQRAREIGLLSESYPPAELEQQVEQWINNLLLNSPAAMRASKDLLREVGHGALTPALRRFTENAIARIRVSPEGQEGLRAFLQKRPPSWQAATTTEEPR from the coding sequence ATGAGCGACTTCAATACCCTTGAACTGCAAAGCGACCCACGCGGTTTCGCCACGCTGTGGCTCGACCGCGCCGAGAAAAACAACGCCTTCAACGCCGAGATGATCCGCGAACTGATCCTCGCTCTGGACAAGGTCGCCAGCGACGCCAGTCTGCGCTTTCTGCTGTTGCGCGGCCGTGGCAAGCACTTCAGCGCCGGCGCCGATCTGGCGTGGATGCAGCAATCGGCCGAGCTCGATTACCACACCAACCTCGACGACGCCCGCGAGCTGGCCGAGCTGATGTACAACCTCGCCAAGCTGAAGATTCCTGCACTGGCGGTGGTGCAAGGTGCCGCGTTCGGTGGCGCGCTGGGGCTGATCAGCTGCTGCGACATGGCGATCGGTGCCGATGACGCGCAGTTCTGTCTGTCGGAAGTGCGTATCGGCCTGGCGCCTGCAGTGATCAGCCCGTTCGTGGTCCAGGCAATCGGCGAACGCGCGGCGCGGCGCTATGCGCTGACGGCCGAACGCTTCGGCGGACAGCGGGCGCGTGAGATCGGTTTGCTGTCCGAAAGTTATCCGCCAGCCGAACTCGAGCAACAAGTCGAACAGTGGATCAACAATCTGCTGCTTAACAGCCCTGCGGCCATGCGCGCCAGCAAGGACTTGCTGCGTGAGGTCGGCCATGGCGCGCTGACCCCGGCGCTGCGCCGCTTTACCGAAAATGCCATCGCCCGTATTCGCGTCAGCCCTGAAGGCCAGGAAGGCCTGCGCGCCTTCCTGCAAAAACGTCCGCCGAGCTGGCAAGCCGCAACCACCACCGAGGAGCCGCGTTGA
- a CDS encoding cytochrome b, with product MSTQPTHFVLLARLLHWLMAVMIIAMLFIGAGMVTSVSERHEWLIHLHKPLGIAILALAIVRLLVRWSTRQPPLPADLPDWQALAAKASHWLLYGLMLVLPLLGWAMISASGEPVMLGTAMQLPAIVPADAQLFALLRKAHGYLAYLLFLTVLVHLAAALFHGWIRRDEVLDSMLRGRDRG from the coding sequence ATGAGCACCCAACCGACCCATTTCGTTTTGCTGGCGCGGCTGCTGCACTGGCTGATGGCCGTGATGATCATCGCCATGCTGTTTATCGGTGCCGGCATGGTCACCTCGGTGTCCGAGCGGCATGAATGGCTGATCCATCTGCACAAGCCGCTGGGCATTGCCATTCTCGCGCTGGCGATCGTCCGTCTGCTGGTGCGCTGGAGCACACGCCAGCCGCCGCTGCCGGCTGATCTACCGGACTGGCAAGCGCTGGCGGCCAAGGCTTCGCATTGGTTGTTGTATGGATTGATGCTGGTGTTGCCGTTGCTCGGCTGGGCGATGATCAGCGCCTCCGGTGAGCCGGTGATGCTGGGCACTGCGATGCAACTGCCGGCCATCGTGCCCGCCGATGCTCAGTTGTTCGCGCTGCTGCGCAAGGCGCACGGCTATCTGGCGTATCTGTTGTTTCTGACGGTGCTGGTGCATCTGGCGGCAGCGTTGTTCCATGGCTGGATACGGCGTGACGAAGTGCTCGACAGCATGTTGCGCGGTCGCGATCGCGGCTGA
- a CDS encoding acetyl/propionyl/methylcrotonyl-CoA carboxylase subunit alpha has protein sequence MSAPVLTTLLVANRGEIACRIMRTAKALGLTTVAVHSATDREARHSREADIRVDLGGSKAADSYLQIDKLIAAAKASGAQAIHPGYGFLSENAGFARAIEAAGLIFLGPPASAIDAMGSKSAAKALMETAGVPLVPGYHGEAQDLDTFRAACERIGYPVLLKATAGGGGKGMKVVEDVSQLAEALASAQREAQSSFGDSRMLVEKYLLKPRHVEIQIFADQHGHCLYLNERDCSIQRRHQKVVEEAPAPGLSAELRRAMGEAAVRSAQAIGYVGAGTVEFLLDARGEFFFMEMNTRLQVEHPVTEAITGLDLVAWQIRVARGEALPITQEQVPLNGHAIEVRLYAEDPANDFLPATGRLALYRESAAGPGRRVDSGVEQGDEISPFYDPMLGKLIAWGEDREQARLRLLSMLDEFAIGGLKTNINFLRRIIAHPAFAAAELDTGFIPRYQEQLLPAAQPLSDAFWNAAAQALAQSLPQRTREDDPDSPWSHNSGLRTGLPSETTLHLSCEGQDKALTLNDTGNARLSGEALIVEEAGVRRSLRTIRQGDALYLQWDGELRRIETYDPISAVDASHSHQGGLTAPMNGSIVRVLVEAGQSVEAGAQLVVLEAMKMEHSVRAPHAGVIKALYCQEGEMVGEGSALVELEAV, from the coding sequence ATGAGCGCACCCGTTCTCACCACTCTGTTGGTGGCCAACCGTGGCGAAATCGCCTGCCGCATCATGCGCACCGCCAAGGCCCTGGGCCTGACCACCGTCGCGGTGCACAGCGCCACTGATCGCGAAGCGCGGCACAGCCGTGAAGCGGACATCCGCGTCGATCTGGGCGGCAGCAAAGCGGCCGACAGTTATTTGCAGATCGACAAATTGATCGCGGCGGCCAAGGCCAGCGGCGCTCAAGCGATCCATCCCGGTTATGGATTTCTCTCCGAGAATGCCGGTTTCGCCCGCGCCATCGAAGCGGCCGGATTGATCTTCCTCGGCCCCCCCGCCTCGGCCATCGACGCCATGGGCAGCAAGTCCGCCGCCAAGGCGCTGATGGAAACGGCCGGTGTGCCCTTGGTGCCGGGTTACCACGGCGAAGCGCAGGATCTCGATACCTTCCGCGCGGCCTGCGAGCGCATCGGCTATCCGGTGCTGCTCAAAGCCACCGCCGGGGGTGGCGGCAAAGGCATGAAAGTCGTCGAGGACGTCAGTCAACTGGCCGAAGCGCTGGCCTCGGCGCAGCGTGAGGCGCAGTCGTCGTTCGGCGACTCACGGATGCTGGTGGAGAAATACCTGCTCAAGCCGCGGCATGTGGAAATCCAGATCTTTGCCGATCAGCATGGCCATTGCCTGTACCTGAATGAGCGCGATTGCTCGATTCAACGACGTCACCAGAAAGTCGTCGAAGAAGCCCCGGCACCGGGCCTGTCCGCGGAACTGCGGCGGGCGATGGGCGAAGCGGCCGTGCGCTCGGCGCAGGCGATCGGTTATGTCGGCGCGGGGACTGTGGAGTTTTTGCTGGACGCACGCGGCGAATTCTTCTTCATGGAAATGAACACGCGGTTGCAGGTCGAGCATCCGGTGACTGAAGCCATCACCGGTCTGGATCTGGTGGCGTGGCAGATTCGCGTCGCCCGTGGTGAGGCGCTGCCGATCACTCAGGAGCAGGTGCCGCTCAACGGTCATGCGATTGAGGTTCGCCTGTATGCGGAAGATCCAGCGAATGATTTTCTGCCGGCGACCGGTCGTTTGGCGCTGTATCGAGAGTCCGCCGCCGGGCCGGGGCGCCGTGTTGATAGCGGGGTCGAGCAAGGCGATGAAATTTCGCCGTTTTACGACCCGATGCTCGGCAAACTTATCGCCTGGGGCGAGGACCGCGAGCAGGCCCGGTTGCGCTTGTTGAGCATGCTCGACGAATTCGCCATTGGCGGTTTGAAGACCAATATCAACTTCTTGCGGCGGATCATTGCGCATCCGGCGTTCGCTGCGGCTGAACTGGATACCGGGTTTATTCCACGCTATCAGGAGCAACTGCTGCCAGCGGCGCAACCGTTGAGCGATGCGTTCTGGAACGCGGCGGCGCAAGCGCTGGCGCAGAGTCTGCCGCAGCGTACACGCGAGGATGATCCGGATTCGCCGTGGTCTCACAACAGCGGTTTACGCACAGGCTTGCCAAGCGAAACAACCCTGCATTTGAGTTGCGAAGGTCAGGATAAAGCGCTGACGTTGAATGACACCGGCAATGCCAGACTGAGCGGCGAAGCACTCATCGTGGAAGAAGCAGGTGTGCGCCGTAGTTTGCGCACCATTCGCCAGGGCGATGCGCTGTATCTGCAATGGGACGGCGAGTTACGACGTATCGAAACGTACGACCCGATCAGCGCCGTCGATGCCAGTCACAGCCATCAGGGCGGTCTGACTGCACCGATGAACGGCAGCATCGTCCGCGTGCTGGTCGAGGCCGGCCAATCGGTCGAGGCTGGGGCGCAATTGGTGGTGCTGGAAGCGATGAAAATGGAGCACAGCGTTCGCGCGCCGCATGCCGGGGTGATCAAAGCGCTGTATTGTCAGGAGGGCGAAATGGTCGGCGAAGGCAGCGCTCTGGTGGAGCTGGAAGCCGTGTGA
- a CDS encoding enoyl-CoA hydratase-related protein has translation MSVLIERMGRVVLIRLNRPQARNALSTAVMHQLLDAMRGLDADPEVGCFVITGTPEYFAAGADIKEMYTQSCLDMITEDYFAGWDAFAGFRTPKVAAVAGFAFGGGCELAMMCDVIIAAESAQFALPEITLGVMPGMGGTQRLTRAIGRAKAMDMILTGRAMGAREAEQAGLVSRVTAADQLLEEAVAVARRIAGFPRTATLAAREAVNHALETGLRNGVLFERRVFHGLFSTPGQKEGMQAFLEKREPRFEQL, from the coding sequence ATGAGTGTATTGATCGAACGAATGGGCCGGGTCGTATTGATCCGGTTGAATCGACCACAGGCACGAAATGCCCTGAGTACGGCGGTAATGCACCAATTGCTGGACGCAATGCGCGGGTTGGACGCCGATCCTGAGGTAGGGTGTTTCGTGATTACCGGTACCCCCGAGTACTTTGCTGCGGGCGCGGACATCAAGGAGATGTACACCCAGTCGTGCCTGGACATGATTACCGAAGATTACTTCGCCGGATGGGATGCTTTCGCTGGGTTTCGAACGCCAAAAGTGGCAGCCGTCGCCGGGTTCGCCTTCGGCGGTGGCTGTGAGCTGGCGATGATGTGCGACGTAATCATCGCCGCTGAGTCCGCACAATTTGCTTTACCGGAAATCACCTTGGGCGTCATGCCGGGCATGGGTGGCACTCAACGGCTGACGCGGGCCATCGGCAGGGCCAAGGCTATGGACATGATTCTAACCGGGCGTGCGATGGGCGCGAGGGAGGCCGAGCAGGCAGGACTGGTATCACGCGTGACGGCCGCCGATCAGTTGCTCGAAGAGGCAGTGGCCGTGGCACGACGCATCGCCGGATTTCCGCGAACGGCGACGCTGGCTGCCCGCGAAGCGGTTAACCATGCGCTGGAAACGGGACTGCGCAACGGCGTGTTGTTTGAGCGCAGGGTGTTTCACGGTTTGTTCAGCACGCCCGGACAGAAAGAGGGAATGCAAGCCTTTCTGGAGAAGCGCGAGCCTCGTTTCGAGCAGCTTTGA
- a CDS encoding catalase family peroxidase: protein MVDRISPDTTPPGRAQRPPLDAASLILRLGGIAVVVAAVAGAFAYVHGNLDPQRLTPKALVDVLEKNNGVHPGFRRNHGKGVCVIGHFESSGEARAFSTAQVFNEAQTPVVGRFALPSGNPYAPDSSVPIRSLALRFTQANGQQWRTGMNSMPVFPVGTPEAFYQLQQAQSPDPATGKPDPTKVPAFFAAHPEAVPFLTWIKTARPSASYATETYNSVNAFYLVDGNGKKQAVRWNMAPVARDAAGATAPEGGDFLEKDLVQRLASGPLRFQLNITLANPEDPVNDASKNWPAERKVLNAGTLVLEKTQPQLSGECRDINYDPLVLPAGIQGSDDPLLAARSAGYADSYLRRTSEVSQLPAAKQEARP, encoded by the coding sequence ATGGTTGACCGCATCTCACCTGATACAACGCCGCCCGGAAGGGCGCAGCGTCCACCCTTGGATGCTGCAAGTCTGATATTGCGCCTGGGCGGTATTGCCGTGGTTGTCGCCGCTGTGGCCGGGGCGTTTGCCTACGTGCATGGCAACTTGGACCCACAACGGCTGACGCCAAAAGCGCTGGTGGATGTGCTGGAAAAGAACAACGGTGTGCATCCCGGTTTTCGCCGCAACCACGGTAAAGGCGTGTGCGTGATCGGCCATTTCGAGAGCAGTGGCGAGGCGCGTGCGTTCTCCACTGCACAAGTGTTCAACGAGGCGCAAACGCCGGTGGTCGGACGTTTCGCACTGCCTTCGGGCAACCCGTACGCGCCGGACAGCAGCGTGCCGATCCGCAGTCTGGCGCTGCGTTTCACCCAGGCCAACGGCCAACAGTGGCGCACCGGCATGAACAGCATGCCGGTGTTTCCGGTGGGCACGCCAGAGGCGTTCTATCAGTTACAGCAGGCGCAGTCGCCGGACCCGGCCACCGGTAAGCCGGACCCGACGAAAGTCCCGGCGTTCTTCGCCGCGCACCCGGAAGCAGTGCCCTTTCTGACCTGGATCAAGACGGCCAGACCGTCGGCCAGTTACGCCACCGAAACCTATAACAGCGTCAACGCGTTTTATCTGGTCGACGGTAACGGCAAGAAACAGGCGGTGCGCTGGAACATGGCCCCCGTTGCGCGCGACGCTGCCGGTGCTACCGCGCCCGAGGGCGGCGATTTCCTCGAAAAGGATCTGGTGCAACGCCTGGCATCGGGGCCACTGCGTTTTCAATTGAATATCACCCTCGCCAATCCTGAGGATCCGGTCAACGACGCCAGCAAGAACTGGCCCGCCGAGCGCAAAGTGTTGAATGCCGGCACGTTGGTGCTGGAGAAAACCCAACCGCAGCTGAGCGGCGAGTGCCGTGACATCAACTACGATCCGCTGGTATTGCCGGCCGGCATTCAAGGTTCCGACGACCCGTTGCTCGCCGCCCGATCGGCCGGCTATGCCGATTCCTACCTGCGCCGGACCAGCGAAGTCAGCCAGTTGCCCGCCGCCAAACAGGAGGCTCGCCCATGA
- a CDS encoding M14 family metallopeptidase produces the protein MSVAKSSFDISANFDSGNIQVIDLSNPLSPVLAIRPDTRSAHFQWFHFKASGLHVGQEHWFRLINASQSSYNKAWTGYQAVASYDHVNWFRIPTIFEGDSLRFCLEATQTHAWFAYFEPYSRGRHDWLIEQALSKAGTQLLATGKSVEGRDIQLLRKGSGDEGQRKVWIIAQQHPGEHMAEWFMEGVIERLERQDDPVLNKLLASADLYLVPNMNPDGAFHGHLRTNAMGQDLNRAWQNASQEISPEVLFVQQQMEKYGVDLFIDVHGDEEIPHVFTAGCEGNPGFTPRIEKLEGHFNTHLKHTTRDFQTQYGYSRDEPGQANMTLACNSVGQKYDCLSLTLEMPFKDHDDHPDQITGWSGKRSKQLGKDVLTTIADMVDILR, from the coding sequence ATGTCCGTGGCCAAATCCTCGTTCGACATCAGCGCCAATTTCGACAGCGGCAACATTCAAGTCATCGATCTCAGCAATCCGCTCAGCCCGGTTCTGGCGATTCGCCCGGATACCCGCAGCGCACATTTTCAATGGTTCCACTTCAAGGCCAGCGGTCTGCATGTCGGCCAGGAACACTGGTTCCGGCTGATCAACGCCAGCCAGTCTTCGTATAACAAAGCCTGGACGGGCTACCAGGCCGTCGCGTCCTACGATCACGTCAACTGGTTCCGCATTCCGACCATTTTCGAAGGCGACTCCTTGCGTTTCTGCCTCGAAGCTACCCAGACCCACGCCTGGTTCGCCTATTTCGAACCGTACAGCCGCGGCCGCCATGACTGGCTGATCGAGCAGGCACTGAGCAAGGCCGGCACGCAACTGCTGGCGACGGGCAAAAGCGTCGAAGGTCGTGACATCCAGTTACTGCGCAAGGGCAGCGGCGACGAAGGCCAGCGCAAGGTCTGGATCATCGCTCAGCAACACCCGGGCGAGCACATGGCCGAGTGGTTCATGGAAGGCGTGATCGAGCGCCTGGAAAGACAAGACGATCCGGTGCTGAACAAACTGCTGGCCAGCGCCGATCTGTACCTGGTGCCGAACATGAACCCGGACGGTGCCTTCCACGGCCATTTGCGCACCAACGCCATGGGCCAGGACTTGAATCGCGCTTGGCAGAACGCCAGCCAGGAGATCAGCCCCGAAGTACTTTTCGTACAGCAGCAAATGGAAAAGTATGGCGTCGATCTGTTCATCGACGTACACGGGGATGAGGAGATCCCCCACGTGTTCACTGCCGGTTGCGAAGGTAATCCCGGGTTCACGCCGCGCATCGAAAAGCTCGAAGGGCACTTCAACACACACCTCAAGCACACGACCAGGGATTTCCAGACCCAGTACGGCTACAGCCGCGACGAACCGGGCCAGGCCAACATGACTCTGGCTTGCAACAGTGTCGGGCAGAAATACGACTGCCTGTCGCTGACACTGGAAATGCCGTTCAAGGACCACGATGACCACCCCGACCAAATCACCGGCTGGTCGGGCAAGCGCTCGAAACAATTGGGCAAGGATGTGCTGACCACCATCGCCGACATGGTCGATATCCTGCGCTGA